A window of Anas acuta chromosome 5, bAnaAcu1.1, whole genome shotgun sequence genomic DNA:
GCATTGGCAGCCAGTTCCTTTTCACATAAAGTCACAAACTGAGAATAAAGTTCcagccctttttctttttctatgttTGCATGGTACTGcatctttcttcccttcagttTACCACCCAGGGTAGCCTGTGGTATGATGAGCACGTTGCCTGGTAAGTCAAGGAGAGATACGTACTCTCcactttcattttcacttaATTTAACATTCAACAGCGTGTTgactgcaaattaaaataaaacaaaaattagtgGAACTAAAGTAAATTAACCTGGACCTAATATACcaataaaacaacatttaagATTCATCAAGATACCAAAAGATAGGACAAATGATTGAAGTAAAAGAAGctaacagaacagaaacatgAACAATCGAAAAATACTATTAACCAGCTAAGATGTCAGAGTATTGTGAAGAATACAAAGGACATTTATATGAATATAATACATCTAAAGAGTTATTTCAGGGGGACAGTGGCTGACTGTCTGAAATCATATAGTTTTTTGTAGTTGGAGCTCCCCAAAGGAGCCCGGGATCCAATCAGTGACCCTAAATTAGTTGTGTGGTAGTCAGGAAACATTTACAGAACTCTATACATGGTAGGAGATAAGACCATCTTTGGTGCACTCTGGAGGTGTTTCTGTCctgactttcttttccttctggatgGAGTAGTTTGCAGCAGGATCCAACACCTAACTGATACTGCTGAAGCCCCAGGCTCAGCATTTTGGTCTCATGTGGAATGAGTGCTCTTCAGCCTTCCACTTGGAGACCTGCAGCTGTCAGCTTGTCTTTTGAGagaggaggcaggcaggaaagTCAAAGATGCAATTTAACCCATAAACTGCAATGTGCAAACTTGTAGACAGACTTCTTGCATTTACTAGCATcatattttccagtgtttctaCAACAAATCAAATAAATCCGCCTAAGTGTCCTCCAACTGTAAAACCCGTAAGGGTACTAGTCATCTCATGGAAGTctaaatgacaacaaaaaactcacttaaacagtttcaaaacatactaagaaaaaatatgccATAAGCAGACACTTAAGGAGGATTGTGGGAGATGAATCTCCTAATAGGAAACagaactttcctttttctggcCTCTTTCAGCTGCCACACAGCTGAAAAGGTGATTATTCTCAAGTATCACCCACAAGAAACTCTCACGAGCACAAAATCAATTTTCATATCATGCGGCTTTAAATACAGTCAAAGGTTTCAACTTAGTTTAGCATCACAGAAAGACTGTGCCCTTGAACACCAAGAGCT
This region includes:
- the DTD2 gene encoding D-aminoacyl-tRNA deacylase 2 isoform X3 yields the protein MNIQLKSIQRGLVIYICFFKGADQDLVPKIVNTLLNVKLSENESGEYVSLLDLPGNVLIIPQATLGGKLKGRKMQYHANIEKEKGLELYSQFVTLCEKELAANAKCMEAGVLVKYGTYGNRQVLKLDTNGPYTHLVEF